The Lysobacter enzymogenes DNA segment TGGCGCCGCCGCCGATCCGCTACGCGCCCGAGCGCGCGCAAGCGGCGGCGTATCTGCGCGCGGCCGTCGCGGCCTGGGACTCGCACAGCGCGAAGATCGATTCCGCCCCGGTCGCGCAAGCCTTCGATCCGGCCGCGAGTTCGTTGATCTGGTTGGTTCCCGGCCCGGTGCCGGCGAGCGTGCGCGACTGGGTCGCGCAGGGCGGGCGAGTATTGCTCGACGAGAAAGCGGTTTGGCCTGAAGCCGACTTCGACGCCGCGTTGTGGCGCGACGAACAAGGCCGGGCGCGGGCGCTGGGCGCGCGGGTCGGACGCGGCCAGGCGCTGCGCTTGACCGCCGCGGTCGAGCCGCGCGCGTGGCCGGCGCTGTTGCAGCCGGGCTTCGCCGCGGACTTGCGCGGACTGTTCGCGGACGCGCCGCCGGCGCCGATGCGGGTCGCGGCGCGCGATTACGCGCCCAGCGCCGACGGCCCAATGTTCGCGCCGCCGCCGCTGGATCTGCGGCCGTGGCTGGCGTTGCTGGTCGCGGCGCTGTTCCTGCTCGAACGCCTGCTGGCGACGCGCGCGCGGCGCGCGGCGGCGCCATGAGCGCGGCGCAACGCATCGCGCAGTGGCACGCGCGGGCGCGGCGCAGCCGCGCGGCGTACCTGGCCTGCGTCTGCGGCGTGTGGCTGTTGCCGCTGGCGGCGTGGGTCGCGCGCAGCTACGGCGCCGGCCCGGCCTCGGCCGCGGCCGCGCTCGGCGCCGCGGCGGTGGGCTGGCGCGCCTGGCGCGGCGCGAGGGCGCTGGACCGCCAGTGGCTGCGGCGCCGGCTCGACGCGTTGCGCGCCGACATGGACGACAGCGCCGATCTGTTGTTCGCCGACGACGCGGCGCTTGTTGGCTTGCAGCGCCTGCAACGCGCGCGCCTGCAACGGCGCATCGAGACCGCGCCGGCCTCGGACCTGCGTCTGCCCTGGAACTGGCGGTCGCTGGCGGTCGGCGCGTCGCTCGCGCTGGCGCTGGCCGCGGCCGCCGCGTGGTGGCCGCAGCCGCGCCCGCAGGCGCCCGGACCGGCCTTGTCGCCCGCGCCGCCGGTCGCCGCCGCGCCCGGCCAGCCGCGTCTGGTCGCGCAGGCCCTGCGCATCGAACCGCCGGCCTACACCGGCCTGCCGGCGCGCGACGAGCCCGCGCTGGAAGGCCGCGCGGCCGAAGGCGCGCGGCTGCGCTGGCGCCTGCGCTTCCAGCCGCAGCCGGCGCAGGCGGCGCTGGTCTTCCACGACGGCGAACGCCTGCCGCTGCGGCGCGAAGGCGAGGACTGGAGCGCGCAGCGCACGCTGGCCAAGTCGACGCTGTACCGGATCGACGCCAGCGGCGCGCCGCCGGCGCAGGCCCGGCGTTTGTATCGGCTCGACGTCGTTCCCGACCGGCCGCCGCAGTTGCGCGTGCTCCAGCCCGAGCGCGGCCTGACCCTGCTGGCACCGGGCCAAAAGGCGTGGCCGCTGGCGTTCGAAGCCAGCGACGACTACGGCGTCGCGGCGACCGCGCGCCTGCGCATCACCCTGGTCCAGGGCAGCGGCGAGCAGATCAGCTTCCGCGAACGCAGCGTGGACCTGCGCGGCAGCGGCAACGCCCGTGCCAAACGCTTCGTCCATCGCCTCGACCTCGCCACGCTCGGCTACGCGCTCGGCGACGACCTGATCGTGCAACTCAGCGTCAGCGACAACCGCGCGCCGCAGGCGCAGACCGCGCTGAGCCCGAGCCTGATCCTGCGCTGGCCGGCCGACGCGGGCAGCGAGGCGACCGGCATCGAAGGCATGGTCAAGACCGTGCTGCCGGCGTACTTCCGCAGCCAGCGCCAGATCATCATCGATGCCGAGACGCTGATCGCGCAAAAGCGCAAGTTCGACGGCGAGAGCTTCGAGAAGAAGTCCGACGCGATCGGCGTCGACCAGCGCCTGCTGCGCCTGCGCTACGGCCAGTTCCTCGGCGAGGAGGCCGAGGGCGAGCCCAAGCTGCCGACCAGCGACAGCGAGGACGATCACGATCATGGCCGCGATGGCGATGGCCACGCCGGCCATGAGCCGTCCGCGCCGGCCGCGGCGCACGACGATCACGACCACGGCGCCGCCGCGGCCAAACCCGCGTTCGGCGAGGAAGGCGCGGTGCTGGAGGAGTTCGGCCACACCCACGACCATGCCGAGGCCGCGACCTTGCTCGATCCGCAGACCCGCAAGCTGCTGAAGTCGGCGCTGGACCAGATGTGGCAGTCCGAACTGCACCTGCGCCAGGGCCAGCCGCAGCGCGCGTTGCCGTTCGCGTACAAGGCGCTGGGTTTCATCAAGCAGGTGCAGCAGGCCAGCCGCATCTACCTGGCCCGGGTCGGGCCGGAACTGCCGCCCATCGACGAGAGCCGGCGCCTGAGCGGCGATCGCGCGGGACTCGCGCGGCGCGAGGACGCGCTGACCCCGGCGACCGCGGCCGACCCGCTGCCGGCGCGACTGTGGCGCGAACTGGACGCGCCGGCGTCGCAGCCGGTCGACTACGCCGCGTTGGAACGCTGGCTCGGCGCCAACAACGAGCGGGTGGCCGATCCGCTGGCCTTCGCCGCCGCGCTGTCGGCGCTGCGCGACCGGCCCGATTGCGGCGAATGCCGCGCCCGCCTGCGCGGCCTGTTGTGGCCGTTGCTGCAGCGGCCGGCGGCGGCGGTGCGCGCGCGCGCCGCGGGCGATGCGCGCGACCGCCGTTATCTTGACGGCCTGCCGCAGGAGGCGCGATGACCGCGCGGTTCGCAGGCGATCTCCTGTCCGCGGAGGCGGCGGTCGCGCTGCTGCTTGCGCTCGCCGCGGCGCTGGCGATGGCGCGCACGCTGTGGCGCCAGCATCGCGCCGAACCGGCGACGCGTTCGCGCGGCTGGCGCGTCGCGGCGCTGGTGCTGGCGCAGCCGCTGCTGGCCGGATTGCTGTACGCCGCGTTGTTGCCGCCGCGCCTGCCGGAGCGGGCCGGCAGCCTGGTCGTCGCCACCGCCGGCGCCGCCGACGCGGCCCTGGACGCCGCGGCCGGCGATGCGCGCGTGCGCCTGCCGGAAGCGCCGCGCAGCCAGGCCGGCGAGCGCGTGCCGGATCTGGCCAGCGCCTTGCGCCGTTATCCGCACAGCCGGCGCGTGCGCGTGGTCGGCGCCGGACTGCTCGCGCGCGACCGCGACGCGGTGCGCGGGCACGTGTTGGATTTCGCCGCGCCGCCGTTGCCGCGCGGCATCGTCGGGGTGTGGACGCCGGCCCGAATCGGCGAGGGCGAAGCCTTCACCGTGTACGGTCGCGCGCAGGGCCTGGACGGCGGCGCGGTGGAATTGCTCGATCCGGCCGGCCAGCGCATCGACCGCGTCGTACCCGATGCCGACGGCGGTTTCGCCGTGGATGCGGTGGTGCGCGTCGCCGGCCGCGCCGGATTCGTCCTGCGCGCGCTCGATCCGCGGCAGCGCCCGGTCGAGCGCGTGACGTTGCCGTTGTCGGTCGAGGCCGAGCCGCCGACGCGCGTGTTGCTGCTGGCCGGCGCGCCCGGGCCGGAACTCAAGTACCTGCGGCGCTGGGCCAGCGACGCCGGCATCAAGCTGCATACCCAGCTCGCGGTCGGCGCCGGCCTGCAACTCGGCGACGCGCCGTTGCGCATCGATGCGGCGACCCTGGCCGGCTTCGATGCGCTGATCCTCGACGAGCGCGCCTGGGACGCGCTCGCGCCGGCCCAGCGCGGCGCGCTGGCGATCGCGCTGCGCGACGGCCTGGGCGTGCTGTTGCGCGTCACCGGCCCGCTGTCGCCGGGCCTGCGCGTGCAACTGCGCGGCTTCGGTCTGGAACCCGGCGCGGGCGGCGACAGCGCGCCGCTGCGGTGGCCGGCGGAGCGCTACGACGAAGCCGGCTTGCGCGCGCGCCTGGGCCCGGGCAGCGCCGACGCGCCGCACTCGCGCGAACAGGCGCCGGCGGCCTTGCCGGTGCTGACCCGGCGCAGTTTGGCGCTGGATGCGCCGGCGTTGCAGCCGCTGGGTCGCGACGCGGACGGCCGCGCCTTCGCCGCGTGGCGCGCGGCGGGGCAGGGACGGATCGCGCTGTGGGGGCTGGGCGACAGCTTCCGCCTGGTCCTGGCCGGGCGCGAGGACGCGCATGCGCAGTTGTGGAGCCGGGCGTTGTCGGCGCTGGCGCGGCCGCGCGGCGACGCGCGCGCGCGCATCGACGGCAGCCTGCGCGTCGGCGAGCGGGTGCGACTGTGCGGCGTCGGCGCGCAGGCGCAGGTGGCCGCGCCGGACGGCTCGCGCATCGCGTTGTTGCCGGACCCGGCCGCGGGGCCGTCGGCCTGCGCCGGTTTCTGGCCGACGCAGGCCGGCTGGCATGCGCTTACGCAAGGCTCGCGGTCGCAGGATTTTTACGTGCGCGCGCTCGACGACGCGCCGGGACTGCGCGCGAGCGAATTGCGCGAGGCGACGCTGGCGCTGGCGTTGCGCTCGCAGCCTGCCGCCGGCGGCGGCGCCGTTGCCGCGCCAACGGATGGCGAGCGCGGCTCGCCGTGGCCGTGGTTCGCGGCATGGCTGGCGCTGTGCGCCGCGCTGTGGTGGTTCGAACGCTCGCGACTGGGGCGGGCTTCGGGTTCAGCGCCTTCCGATCCGCGGTAAAGCCCGAGGCGACCTGAGCGAACGGCGTCGGGGCTGAAGCCCCTCCCACAAAAGCCTCAAGCCGATGTTCCTATGGGAGAGCTTTGGCTGCTGTGGGAGGGCCTTCAGGCCCGATGCTTTCCGATCCGTCGCGATGAAAGCCCGAGGCGACCTGAGCGAACAGCGTCGGGGCTGAAGCCCCTCCCACACAAGCCTCAAGCCGACGCTTCTGTGGGAGAGCCTTCGCTCCTGTGGGAGGGCCTTCAGGCCCGACGCTTTCCGATCCGCCGCGATGAACGCTCGCAGCGAACCGCATCGACTGCGAAGTCCCACGACCGCCGTGGGATCAGATCGACTGCATCCGCCCGCCATCCACCGCCAGGCTCACGCCGTTGATGTAGCCGGCCGCCGGCGAACACAGGAAGGCGATGGCCGCGCCGATCTCGGCCGGTTCGGCGAAGCGGTTGGCCGGTACGGTCTTGCGCATCGCTTCGAGCACCGCTTCCGGCGCCTGGCCGCTGTTGCGCGCGCGGTCGGCGACGATCTGGTCGATGCGCGCGGTGCGGGTGTAGCCCGGCAGCACGTTGTTGACGGTGATGCCGTCCGCGCCGAGTTCGCGCGAGAGGGTCTTGGCCCAGCTCGCCACTGCGCCGCGGATGGTGTTGGACACGCCCAGGCCGACGATGGGCTCCTTGACCGAGGTCGAGATCACGTTGACCACGCGCCCCCACTGCGCCGCGCGCATGCCCGGCAGCGCCGCGCGCAGCAGCGCGTGGTTGGCGAGCAAGTGGCGGTTGAACGCGTCGAGATAGGCGGCGTCCTCGGCCGCATGCGCCGGGCCGCCCGGCGGGCCGCCGGTGTTGTTGATCAGGATCTGCACCGGCTTGCCCGCGGCCAGCGCCTGCACCTGCGCCGACAGCGCGGCGTGTTCGGACACGTCGGCGGCGATCCAGCCGTGCGCCTGCGCGCCGCGCCGCGGCAGTTCGGCGGCGACCGCGGCCAACGCCTCGGCGCGTCGCGCCAGCACGGTCACGTCGCAGCCCAGCAGGGCCAGTTCCCGCGCGGCGGCGCGGCCGATGCCCTCGGAGGCGCCGCAAACCAGGGCGTGCTTGCCGGTGAGATCCAGATCCATCGATGCTCCTGCGAAATCGCTGCGATAACGGTGGCGCTCAGTCTTCCCGCCCGCGCGCGGCCATGCGCTCGCGCATCAGCGCGGCGACCGCGCGGCTGTCCTCGCGGTCCTGCGCCTGCAGCTGCGCGGCGACGTTCTCGCGATTGGCCAGCGGATGGTTCTGGCTGAGCTTGAATTTCAGTTCGATCCGCTCGACCGCGAAACGGAAACCGACGATGCCGCGCAGTTGCCGGCGCAGCTCGTCGCGTTCGCTTTCGAAACGCCAATCGCCGCCGACCTGCGCTTCGTGCCGCACGCTGAGGTCGTCGACCAGCGCCGCCAGCGCGGCCTCGTCGTCGAAGGTGTGCAACTGGCCGTGCAGATGCGCGACCGCGTAGTTCCAGGTCGGCACGCGCGCGGCGGTTTCCTTGTCCGGATACCAGCCGGGCGAGATGTAGGCATGCGGTCCGTGCAGGATCGCCAGCGCCGCGCCGGCGTGGCGCGCCTGCGGGTTCGGCCGCGCCCAGTGGCCGCGCAGTTCGATCCGCTCGCCCTCGCGCGCGTACAGCACCGGCAAGTGGCTGACCTGCGGCGCGTCGTCGCGCACGGTCACCAGGGTGGCGAAGGCGTCGGCCGCGGCGAGGCGGTCGAGCGCGCCCAGGTCGGTTTCGTCGAACGCGCGCGGCAGGTACATGGCCCGGCTCAGTGACGCGGCGGCAGTTGCTGGGTCATCAGCGCGGCCAGCGCGGCGTCGCTGCCGGCCTGCGGCGGCGCCAGTTCGCCCAGGGCGAAGCCGCGCGCGGCCGCGTCGTCCTCGTCGAGGCCGTCGTACTGGACGAACTCGGCGTCCATCAGCGCCGCGCGCGCGGTGTCTTCGCTGTCGTAGGGCAGGGTGTTGCCGTCGCTGTCGAGGACCTCGGCGGTGCCGGCCTCGAGCACGCGCAGGCGCGCCCAGATCGCGGTGCGGCCGAGCGTGGCCAGCCACCATTGTTCGTGTTCGAATGCTTGGGTCATTACGGCACCATCAGGGAAAGCAGCCACAGCAGCCCGGCGCAGGCCAGTGCGGCGAAGGTGATCAGCAGCGACACCCGCGCCGGGGTCGCCAGTCCGTCGAGGTTGCGGTCGCCGGCGCCGCGGTAGCGCTGGCGCAGCAGCCAGTTCCATGCCGCGGGGGCGACGAAGGCGGCTTCGCCGAGCTCGCCGCGCAGGGCCGGATGGCGATCGCGCAGGTGCACCAGCGCCAGCGGCCAGAAGATCGCGAACGCGCACAGCGCGGAGATCGCGATGCCGACGAAGGTCAGGGCCAGGAACAGGATCATCCGCTGCCTCTCGATGAGGCGCGGGGAGCGCGTTGCCGGCCGCTCGCCGCGCACGTTGGAAGTCGTCCTCCCCGCGAAGGCGGGGATCCAGAGACTTCAGCGCCATGCCTGGACGAAGCCCTGGGTTCCCGCCTGCGCGGGAACGACGGTGTAGAGCGGGCAACGCCGCTCCGGCTCGCTCAGAACTCCGCGCTGCCCGGCGCGCGCGGATAGGCGATGGCGTCGCGGATGTTGGCCAGCCCGCACACGTACACCACCAGCCGCTCGAAGCCCAGGCCGAAACCGGCGTGCGGCACCGTGCCGTAGCGGCGGAAGTCGCGGTACCAGCCGTAGTGGGCCGGGTCCAGGCCGAACTGGGCCATGCGCGCGTCGAGCACGTCCAGGCGTTCCTCGCGCTGGCTGCCGCCGATGATCTCGCCGATGCCCGGGGCCAGCACGTCCATCGCCGCGACCGTCTTACCGTCGTCGTTCAGGCGCATGTAGAAGGCCTTGAAGTGCTCGGGGTAGTTCAGCACCACCACCGGACGGCCGACGTGTTCCTCGGTCAGCCAGCGCTCGTGCTCGGTCTGCAGGTCCAGGCCCCATTCGACCGGGAACTCGAACTTCTTGCCCGACTTCTGCAGCAGCGCGATCGCGTCGGTGTAGTCGATGCGCTCGAACGGCGAGTTGACGAACGCCTCCAGCCGCTTGATCGCGTCGGGCTGCACGCGTTCGGCGATGAAGGCCATGTCGTCGGCGCGTTCGTCCAGCACCGCGCGGAACAGGTACTTGAGGAAGTCCTCGGCGACCTGGGCGTTCTCCATCAGGTCGGCGAAGGCGATCTCCGGCTCGATCATCCAGAACTCGGCCAGGTGGCGCGTGGTGTTGCTGTTCTCGGCGCGGAAGGTCGGGCCGAAGGTGTAGACCTTGCTCAGCGCCAGGCAGTAGGCCTCGACGTTGAGCTGGCCGGACACGGTCAGGAAGGTTTCCTTGCCGAAGAAGTCGCGCGAGAAGTCGACCGCGCCGTCCTTGCCGCGCGGCAGGTTGGCCAGGTCCAGGGTCGACACGCGGAACATCTGTCCGGCGCCCTCGGCGTCGGAGGTGGTGACGATCGGCGTGCTGATCCAGTAGTAGCCGTTCTCGTGGAAGTAGCGGTGCACGGCCTGCGACAGGCAGTGGCGGATGCGGGTGACCGCACCGAACAGGTTGGTGCGCGGGCGCAGGTGGGCGAACTCGCGCAGGTACTCCAGCGAGTGCTGCTTGGGCTGCATCGGGTAGGTCAGCGGGTCCTCGACCCAGCCGACCACTTCCACCGACGAGGCCTGGATCTCGAAGCTCTGGCCCTGGCCCTGCGAGGCCACCAGGGTGCCGGTGGCGATCACCGAGCAGCCGCTGCTCAGGTGCTTGATCTCGCTGTCGTAGTTGCCCAGCTCGTTGGTCGCCACGACCTGGATCGGCGCGAAGCAGGAGCCGTCGCTGACATTGACGAAGCTCAGCCCGGCCTTGGAATCGCGCCGGGTGCGCACCCAGCCGCGTACCGTGACCTCGCCGCCCGCCGGGATCTTGCCTGCGAGTGCCTGTTCGACGCTTACCACCGTCATGTCGTGCCGCCTTAGCGCGTTGCAATGTGAGGGAGGGCGATGATAACGGATGATCCCGGCGCAGCGCGCCGCGGGCGCGGCCCTTAGACTGCGGCGACGATCACGGCAAAGGGGACGGGGCATGGGCAAGGGCCGCAACGGGCGACGCCGCGCGGGCGCGGGTTGGGGGCTGGCGGCGTTGCTGGCCGCGGGACAGGCCGTGGCCACGCCCGCGCCGCCGGCGCCGCAGCTGGACGCGGTCCAGGCCGCGAACTTCGCCGCCCTGGCGCTGGACTGCGTGGATCGCGAGTATCCGAACAAGATC contains these protein-coding regions:
- a CDS encoding BatA domain-containing protein, with the translated sequence MSAALLLPLALAALAALALPLLIHLARRSEQRPTVFAALRWLRERPRPRSRIRFDEWPLLLLRLLLLTVLALLLARPVLYGAQPREAWLAVMPGLDPARAGEGLENARLQRRWLAPGFPDVREPAPALAANAASLLRELDATLPPGVALTVAVPARFDGADGARLRLSRPLQWRVVDDDAAAPVTPAVRETALAPPPIRYAPERAQAAAYLRAAVAAWDSHSAKIDSAPVAQAFDPAASSLIWLVPGPVPASVRDWVAQGGRVLLDEKAVWPEADFDAALWRDEQGRARALGARVGRGQALRLTAAVEPRAWPALLQPGFAADLRGLFADAPPAPMRVAARDYAPSADGPMFAPPPLDLRPWLALLVAALFLLERLLATRARRAAAP
- a CDS encoding DUF4175 domain-containing protein codes for the protein MSAAQRIAQWHARARRSRAAYLACVCGVWLLPLAAWVARSYGAGPASAAAALGAAAVGWRAWRGARALDRQWLRRRLDALRADMDDSADLLFADDAALVGLQRLQRARLQRRIETAPASDLRLPWNWRSLAVGASLALALAAAAAWWPQPRPQAPGPALSPAPPVAAAPGQPRLVAQALRIEPPAYTGLPARDEPALEGRAAEGARLRWRLRFQPQPAQAALVFHDGERLPLRREGEDWSAQRTLAKSTLYRIDASGAPPAQARRLYRLDVVPDRPPQLRVLQPERGLTLLAPGQKAWPLAFEASDDYGVAATARLRITLVQGSGEQISFRERSVDLRGSGNARAKRFVHRLDLATLGYALGDDLIVQLSVSDNRAPQAQTALSPSLILRWPADAGSEATGIEGMVKTVLPAYFRSQRQIIIDAETLIAQKRKFDGESFEKKSDAIGVDQRLLRLRYGQFLGEEAEGEPKLPTSDSEDDHDHGRDGDGHAGHEPSAPAAAHDDHDHGAAAAKPAFGEEGAVLEEFGHTHDHAEAATLLDPQTRKLLKSALDQMWQSELHLRQGQPQRALPFAYKALGFIKQVQQASRIYLARVGPELPPIDESRRLSGDRAGLARREDALTPATAADPLPARLWRELDAPASQPVDYAALERWLGANNERVADPLAFAAALSALRDRPDCGECRARLRGLLWPLLQRPAAAVRARAAGDARDRRYLDGLPQEAR
- a CDS encoding carboxypeptidase regulatory-like domain-containing protein; protein product: MTARFAGDLLSAEAAVALLLALAAALAMARTLWRQHRAEPATRSRGWRVAALVLAQPLLAGLLYAALLPPRLPERAGSLVVATAGAADAALDAAAGDARVRLPEAPRSQAGERVPDLASALRRYPHSRRVRVVGAGLLARDRDAVRGHVLDFAAPPLPRGIVGVWTPARIGEGEAFTVYGRAQGLDGGAVELLDPAGQRIDRVVPDADGGFAVDAVVRVAGRAGFVLRALDPRQRPVERVTLPLSVEAEPPTRVLLLAGAPGPELKYLRRWASDAGIKLHTQLAVGAGLQLGDAPLRIDAATLAGFDALILDERAWDALAPAQRGALAIALRDGLGVLLRVTGPLSPGLRVQLRGFGLEPGAGGDSAPLRWPAERYDEAGLRARLGPGSADAPHSREQAPAALPVLTRRSLALDAPALQPLGRDADGRAFAAWRAAGQGRIALWGLGDSFRLVLAGREDAHAQLWSRALSALARPRGDARARIDGSLRVGERVRLCGVGAQAQVAAPDGSRIALLPDPAAGPSACAGFWPTQAGWHALTQGSRSQDFYVRALDDAPGLRASELREATLALALRSQPAAGGGAVAAPTDGERGSPWPWFAAWLALCAALWWFERSRLGRASGSAPSDPR
- a CDS encoding DUF6053 domain-containing protein — translated: MRFAASVHRGGSESVGPEGPPTGAKALPQKRRLEACVGGASAPTLFAQVASGFHRDGSESIGPEGPPTAAKALP
- a CDS encoding SDR family oxidoreductase codes for the protein MDLDLTGKHALVCGASEGIGRAAARELALLGCDVTVLARRAEALAAVAAELPRRGAQAHGWIAADVSEHAALSAQVQALAAGKPVQILINNTGGPPGGPAHAAEDAAYLDAFNRHLLANHALLRAALPGMRAAQWGRVVNVISTSVKEPIVGLGVSNTIRGAVASWAKTLSRELGADGITVNNVLPGYTRTARIDQIVADRARNSGQAPEAVLEAMRKTVPANRFAEPAEIGAAIAFLCSPAAGYINGVSLAVDGGRMQSI
- a CDS encoding FMN-binding negative transcriptional regulator, with product MYLPRAFDETDLGALDRLAAADAFATLVTVRDDAPQVSHLPVLYAREGERIELRGHWARPNPQARHAGAALAILHGPHAYISPGWYPDKETAARVPTWNYAVAHLHGQLHTFDDEAALAALVDDLSVRHEAQVGGDWRFESERDELRRQLRGIVGFRFAVERIELKFKLSQNHPLANRENVAAQLQAQDREDSRAVAALMRERMAARGRED
- the asnS gene encoding asparagine--tRNA ligase, with translation MTVVSVEQALAGKIPAGGEVTVRGWVRTRRDSKAGLSFVNVSDGSCFAPIQVVATNELGNYDSEIKHLSSGCSVIATGTLVASQGQGQSFEIQASSVEVVGWVEDPLTYPMQPKQHSLEYLREFAHLRPRTNLFGAVTRIRHCLSQAVHRYFHENGYYWISTPIVTTSDAEGAGQMFRVSTLDLANLPRGKDGAVDFSRDFFGKETFLTVSGQLNVEAYCLALSKVYTFGPTFRAENSNTTRHLAEFWMIEPEIAFADLMENAQVAEDFLKYLFRAVLDERADDMAFIAERVQPDAIKRLEAFVNSPFERIDYTDAIALLQKSGKKFEFPVEWGLDLQTEHERWLTEEHVGRPVVVLNYPEHFKAFYMRLNDDGKTVAAMDVLAPGIGEIIGGSQREERLDVLDARMAQFGLDPAHYGWYRDFRRYGTVPHAGFGLGFERLVVYVCGLANIRDAIAYPRAPGSAEF